The following are encoded together in the Halopseudomonas salegens genome:
- a CDS encoding saccharopine dehydrogenase family protein, whose amino-acid sequence MSTAREYDLIVYGASGYTGRLVAEYLSQEYADDGNLRWAMAGRNAEKLAAVRDEIGAPADIPLVIADTSDPASLKAMVASSKVILTTVGPYQLYGSELVAACAELGTDYVDLCGEPAWMRQMIDAHGEAAKQSGARIVFSCGFDSIPFDLGVWFLQQAAKQKLGTTLPRVKGRVRKMKGTFSGGTAASLKATLVAAKKDPKIYQLLSDHFALAPGFSGPEQPPADKPQHEDELNSWAAPFVMAAINTRNVHRSNFLLGHEYGKDFVYDEMILTGPGEQGKATAEHVGNDRSLASDKAPKPGEGPSKEERENGFYDVLFIGEGEGGKKLKASVSGKRDPGYGSTSRMIAESALCLLRDATDTPGGIWTTAPAMGDKLIKRLQEHAGLTFKLED is encoded by the coding sequence GAGTACAGCACGGGAATATGACCTGATTGTTTATGGTGCCAGCGGCTACACTGGTCGCCTGGTCGCCGAATACCTCAGCCAGGAGTATGCCGATGATGGCAACCTGCGCTGGGCAATGGCTGGCCGAAATGCCGAGAAACTGGCCGCAGTGCGGGATGAAATCGGCGCGCCGGCAGATATTCCTCTGGTGATTGCCGATACCAGCGACCCGGCCAGCCTGAAAGCCATGGTCGCCAGCAGCAAGGTCATTCTGACCACTGTTGGCCCCTACCAGCTGTATGGCTCCGAGCTGGTCGCCGCTTGCGCCGAACTGGGCACCGACTATGTCGATCTCTGCGGCGAACCCGCCTGGATGCGCCAGATGATTGATGCCCATGGCGAAGCGGCCAAACAGAGCGGCGCACGCATCGTGTTTTCCTGTGGTTTTGATTCCATTCCTTTCGACCTTGGCGTCTGGTTCCTGCAACAGGCCGCCAAGCAAAAACTCGGCACTACCCTGCCGCGGGTCAAAGGCCGGGTACGCAAAATGAAGGGCACCTTCTCCGGCGGCACCGCCGCCAGCCTCAAGGCGACCCTGGTTGCAGCCAAAAAAGACCCGAAAATATATCAGCTATTGAGCGATCACTTTGCTTTGGCACCCGGATTCAGCGGTCCCGAACAACCGCCAGCAGACAAGCCGCAACACGAAGACGAACTGAACAGCTGGGCAGCACCCTTCGTCATGGCAGCAATCAACACGCGCAACGTTCATCGCTCCAACTTCCTGCTTGGCCATGAATACGGCAAGGATTTCGTATACGACGAAATGATCCTTACCGGTCCCGGCGAGCAAGGCAAGGCGACAGCCGAGCATGTCGGCAATGACCGCTCACTGGCCAGTGACAAGGCACCCAAGCCGGGTGAAGGGCCGAGCAAGGAAGAACGAGAGAACGGTTTCTATGACGTGCTCTTTATTGGCGAAGGTGAAGGCGGCAAGAAGCTCAAGGCCAGTGTATCCGGCAAGCGCGATCCCGGTTATGGCTCGACCTCACGCATGATCGCTGAAAGCGCACTCTGCCTGCTGCGCGATGCCACTGACACCCCCGGCGGTATCTGGACCACCGCACCGGCCATGGGCGACAAGCTGATCAAGCGCCTGCAAGAACATGCCGGCCTGACGTTCAAGCTGGAAGACTGA
- a CDS encoding OprD family porin: MNKTTLAGAITASLLATTLSAQAHAGNGFISDSSLTLGLRNFYHNQDQRSGNPGFSRSEEWGQGFLLQFQSGWVDVGSVKLGLDALGQYGLRLDGGGRAGKSGITRRPGQLFPLESDGRAASEFGRFDLTGKVQVAETTVHVGVLRPRLPVLASNDGRLLPQTFRGGQLVSRDVDGLTLQLGQIERASGRASTDYENLRIAGGSERVNQFRFVGGDYQLNENLTTSYYFGQLQDYYRQHFLGVRHRLPLGDGRLDTDLRYFDSNAYGANRNGAPGFGGKVDNRAVSALFTYHRSGHSLGLGRQHMSGNSSFPFVNNGDGAIAYLITDSQIGKFLRAGQRTWVAEYAYDFAEAGIPGLRASAKYLRGDNVSGQPSGQDKERERDLRVDYTVQEGLLKNLGLSVRHASLRSSVPSQRDIDEARIYLTYSFKLL, translated from the coding sequence ATGAACAAGACCACCCTGGCCGGGGCTATTACCGCCAGCCTGTTGGCAACAACCCTCAGCGCTCAGGCGCACGCCGGCAATGGATTTATCAGCGACAGTTCGCTGACTCTGGGGCTGCGCAATTTTTACCACAACCAGGATCAGCGCAGCGGCAATCCGGGATTTTCCCGCAGCGAGGAGTGGGGGCAGGGTTTTTTGCTGCAGTTCCAGTCGGGTTGGGTGGACGTTGGTAGTGTGAAACTGGGGCTCGATGCCCTGGGGCAGTATGGCCTGCGTCTGGATGGTGGTGGGCGTGCCGGCAAGAGCGGGATTACTCGCCGACCTGGGCAGTTGTTTCCGCTGGAGAGTGACGGCCGTGCAGCCAGTGAGTTCGGTCGTTTTGATCTGACAGGCAAGGTGCAGGTTGCCGAGACGACCGTGCATGTTGGTGTCTTGCGTCCGCGCCTGCCAGTGCTGGCCAGCAACGATGGTCGCTTGCTGCCGCAGACCTTTCGTGGCGGCCAGTTGGTATCCAGGGATGTCGATGGGTTGACCCTGCAGCTGGGCCAGATCGAGCGCGCCAGCGGCCGTGCGTCGACCGATTACGAGAACCTGCGCATTGCCGGTGGCAGCGAACGGGTCAATCAGTTCCGCTTTGTCGGGGGTGATTATCAGCTCAACGAGAACCTGACCACCAGTTACTACTTTGGCCAGTTGCAGGACTACTATCGCCAGCATTTTCTTGGCGTGCGTCATCGGTTGCCCCTGGGTGACGGGCGTCTTGATACTGACTTGCGTTACTTCGACAGTAATGCCTACGGCGCCAACCGCAATGGAGCGCCCGGCTTTGGTGGCAAGGTGGATAACCGTGCAGTCAGCGCCCTGTTTACCTATCACCGCTCGGGTCATAGCCTGGGGTTGGGGCGTCAGCACATGAGTGGCAACAGCAGCTTTCCGTTCGTCAATAATGGTGACGGTGCTATCGCTTACCTGATTACCGACTCGCAGATCGGCAAGTTCCTGCGTGCCGGTCAACGCACCTGGGTGGCGGAGTATGCCTATGACTTTGCCGAGGCGGGCATTCCCGGCCTGCGTGCCAGTGCCAAGTATCTCCGTGGTGACAATGTCAGCGGGCAGCCTTCGGGACAGGACAAGGAAAGGGAGCGTGACTTGCGGGTGGATTACACGGTGCAAGAGGGGTTGCTGAAGAACCTGGGGTTGTCAGTGCGCCATGCCAGTTTGCGCAGCAGCGTCCCGAGCCAGCGCGATATCGACGAAGCTCGCATCTATCTGACCTATAGCTTCAAGCTGCTTTAG
- the argA gene encoding amino-acid N-acetyltransferase, with translation MPDYVNWFRHSTPYINTHRDCTFVVLLPGEAMAHPNFTNIIHDIMLLNSLGVRLVLVHGSRPQIEERLSLRGLPSRYHDDLRITDMDTLAAVMEAVGSLRISIEAQLCTAPSGQRSRLRVVSGNLVTAKPIGVVEGVDYHHTGEVRRIDRKAISQHLDEQAIVLLSSLGYSPTGEVFNLACEDVATSAAAALGADKLILLGPDIGILDGEGNLQRELRTTQATPLLQQLGHSLPGNLLQAACKACANGVRRSHIVSFAEDGAILTELFTRDGGGTLVSQEAFESIRPATIDDVAGLVELLRPLEEAGILVRRSREMLETEIGQFTLIERDGALIGCAALYPLEGSTAGELACVAIDPAYRHGQRGDQLLTHIERQCKQLGLDTLFVLTTRTAHWFRERGFVPSTVERLPAKRASLYNYQRNSKVFEKAL, from the coding sequence ATGCCTGATTACGTCAACTGGTTTCGTCACTCTACGCCTTATATCAACACCCATCGGGATTGCACGTTCGTTGTGCTGTTGCCGGGTGAGGCCATGGCGCACCCGAATTTTACCAATATCATCCATGACATCATGCTGCTCAACAGCCTGGGTGTGCGCCTGGTATTGGTTCATGGCTCGCGCCCACAGATCGAGGAGCGCTTGAGCCTGCGTGGTTTGCCATCGCGTTACCATGATGATCTGCGGATAACCGATATGGATACCCTGGCCGCCGTCATGGAGGCGGTGGGCAGTTTGCGCATCAGTATCGAGGCGCAACTGTGTACGGCACCGTCCGGACAGCGCTCGCGCTTGCGCGTGGTCAGCGGCAACCTGGTCACGGCCAAGCCTATCGGGGTGGTCGAGGGTGTGGATTATCATCATACCGGTGAGGTGCGGCGGATTGATCGCAAGGCGATCAGTCAGCATCTGGACGAGCAGGCGATAGTGCTCTTGTCGTCTCTGGGCTATTCGCCGACTGGCGAGGTGTTCAATCTGGCCTGTGAAGATGTGGCGACCAGTGCGGCGGCTGCGTTGGGGGCAGACAAGTTGATCCTGCTGGGGCCGGATATCGGTATTCTTGATGGCGAGGGTAACCTGCAGCGGGAATTGCGGACCACCCAGGCGACGCCTTTGCTGCAGCAGCTGGGGCACAGCTTGCCCGGCAACCTGCTGCAAGCAGCGTGCAAGGCCTGCGCCAATGGCGTGCGGCGCAGCCATATAGTCAGCTTTGCCGAAGATGGTGCCATCCTGACCGAACTGTTCACCCGGGATGGCGGCGGTACGCTGGTCAGTCAGGAAGCTTTCGAGAGTATTCGCCCGGCGACCATTGATGATGTTGCCGGGCTGGTCGAGTTGCTGCGGCCGCTGGAAGAGGCCGGGATTCTGGTGCGCCGCTCGCGCGAGATGTTGGAGACCGAGATTGGCCAGTTCACGCTGATTGAGCGTGACGGTGCATTGATTGGTTGCGCCGCCCTGTATCCGTTGGAGGGCTCGACGGCAGGGGAGCTGGCGTGCGTGGCGATTGATCCGGCATACCGCCACGGTCAGCGTGGCGATCAGTTGCTGACGCATATCGAGCGGCAGTGCAAGCAGTTGGGGCTGGACACTCTGTTTGTGCTCACCACGCGGACTGCGCACTGGTTCCGTGAGCGGGGTTTTGTGCCCAGCACAGTGGAGCGGTTACCCGCCAAACGCGCTTCTCTGTACAATTATCAGCGTAATTCGAAAGTGTTCGAAAAGGCTCTGTAA
- the amn gene encoding AMP nucleosidase encodes MSTPDLDFQPVTTASAAVDRLAELYQFATEALEQALHDYLRQRSQPDAEQLRQFCYPELRLDYHAQGEAPSTVRAFARVQLAGTYSLTVTHPQAFRKYLLEQLEPLLRDFSIELSVGLSDQPIPYPYVLPHDELARSGITAGELSRVFAGTDLAAITDRSADGQHSWENLDTLPLALFDAARVDFSLRRLVHYTGSDWQHVQPWILLTNYHRYVDQFIRYSMDMLLSESRFERLVLPGNVMLERGMAEDDMQAVVDSVAWHRFQMPAYHLLAADGDGITLVNIGVGPSNAKNITDHLAVLRPHCWLMIGHCGGLRQSQTIGDYVLAHAYMRRDGILDRVLPPNIPLPALAEVQQALQVAAAEVTGDQGDALKRRLRTGTVLTYDDRNWELRWAQERPLINQARAIAVDMESGTIAAQGYRFRVPYGTLLCVSDKPLHSEIKLPGAAGAFYQRAVTQHLHIGIAALDLLRSQLNALHSRKLRSFDEPPFR; translated from the coding sequence ATGTCGACACCCGATCTCGATTTCCAACCCGTTACCACCGCCAGCGCAGCGGTCGACCGTCTGGCCGAGCTGTACCAATTTGCCACCGAGGCACTGGAACAGGCCCTGCACGATTATTTGCGCCAGCGCAGCCAGCCCGACGCCGAACAACTCCGCCAATTCTGCTACCCCGAACTCCGTCTGGACTACCATGCCCAGGGCGAAGCCCCCAGCACCGTGCGCGCCTTCGCCCGCGTACAGTTAGCCGGCACCTACAGCCTGACCGTGACCCATCCACAGGCGTTTCGCAAGTATCTGCTGGAACAGCTTGAACCCCTGCTGCGCGACTTCAGCATTGAACTCAGCGTCGGCCTGAGCGACCAGCCAATCCCATATCCCTATGTGCTGCCCCACGATGAACTGGCCCGCTCAGGGATTACCGCCGGCGAATTGTCCCGCGTTTTTGCCGGCACCGACCTCGCCGCCATCACCGACCGCTCCGCCGATGGTCAACACAGCTGGGAAAACCTCGACACCCTGCCGCTGGCCCTGTTCGACGCCGCCCGCGTCGACTTCTCCCTGCGCCGCCTGGTGCATTACACCGGCAGCGACTGGCAGCACGTACAACCCTGGATACTGCTGACCAACTACCACCGCTATGTGGATCAGTTCATCCGTTACAGCATGGACATGCTGCTCAGCGAATCACGCTTTGAACGCCTGGTGTTGCCCGGCAACGTCATGCTTGAACGCGGCATGGCCGAAGACGACATGCAGGCCGTGGTCGACAGCGTCGCCTGGCACCGCTTCCAGATGCCCGCCTATCATCTGCTGGCTGCCGATGGCGACGGCATTACCCTGGTCAATATCGGCGTCGGCCCCTCCAATGCCAAGAACATCACCGACCATCTGGCCGTACTGCGTCCACACTGCTGGCTGATGATTGGCCACTGCGGTGGCCTGCGCCAGTCACAAACCATCGGCGACTATGTACTCGCCCACGCCTACATGCGCCGCGATGGCATCCTCGACCGGGTACTGCCGCCCAATATTCCCTTGCCCGCACTGGCAGAGGTGCAGCAGGCGCTGCAAGTCGCCGCTGCAGAGGTCACCGGCGATCAGGGCGATGCGCTGAAACGCCGCCTGCGCACCGGCACGGTATTGACCTACGACGATCGCAACTGGGAACTGCGCTGGGCGCAGGAACGGCCACTGATCAATCAGGCCCGGGCGATTGCCGTAGATATGGAAAGCGGCACCATCGCCGCCCAGGGCTACCGCTTCCGCGTGCCCTACGGCACCCTGCTCTGCGTCTCCGACAAACCCCTGCACAGTGAAATCAAACTGCCCGGCGCCGCCGGCGCCTTCTACCAACGCGCCGTCACCCAGCACCTGCATATCGGCATCGCTGCGCTGGACTTGCTGCGCAGCCAGCTGAATGCATTGCACTCACGCAAATTGCGCAGCTTTGATGAGCCGCCGTTTAGGTAA
- the argE gene encoding acetylornithine deacetylase: protein MAVPDLKTQFAELLQSPSISCTQPDWDQSNLGVVHLLADWLGDLGFACDIQPIADHPGKANLIATYGSGPGGLVMAGHTDTVPCNPERWQHDPMKLTEADGRWYGLGSCDMKGFFPLIIEAVKGYLDQPFKQPLIILATADEESTMSGARALVASGQPKARHAVIGEPTGLKPIRVHKGIMMERVDIIGQAGHSSDPALGNNALEAMHYVISDLMALRTEWQKRWNNPLFGVPTPTLNLGCIHGGDNPNRICAKCALEFDIRPLPGMDPDELRAQIRQRLALIAAERAVDIQLTPLFPGVPPLDTAADAPLVAACERLTGHTAGSVAFATEGPYLNQIGMQTLILGPGDIDQAHQPDEFLEMERINPTVEILRGLIREFCLK, encoded by the coding sequence ATGGCTGTGCCTGATCTGAAAACCCAGTTTGCCGAGTTGCTGCAAAGTCCGTCGATCAGCTGTACCCAGCCGGACTGGGACCAGTCCAACCTGGGCGTGGTGCATTTGTTGGCGGATTGGCTCGGCGATCTGGGCTTTGCCTGTGATATCCAGCCGATTGCCGACCATCCGGGCAAGGCCAATCTGATTGCGACCTATGGCAGTGGCCCCGGTGGGCTGGTGATGGCGGGGCATACGGATACCGTTCCCTGCAATCCGGAGCGTTGGCAGCATGACCCGATGAAGCTGACCGAGGCGGATGGCCGCTGGTACGGGCTTGGAAGCTGCGATATGAAGGGCTTTTTTCCGCTGATTATCGAGGCGGTTAAAGGCTATCTGGATCAACCTTTCAAGCAGCCCCTGATTATTCTTGCTACGGCGGATGAGGAAAGCACCATGAGTGGTGCGCGGGCGCTGGTCGCCAGTGGGCAGCCGAAGGCAAGGCATGCGGTCATCGGTGAGCCGACCGGGCTGAAGCCGATCCGGGTGCACAAGGGCATCATGATGGAGCGGGTGGATATTATCGGCCAGGCGGGGCATTCATCCGATCCGGCGCTGGGCAACAATGCGCTGGAGGCGATGCATTATGTGATCAGTGATCTGATGGCCTTGCGTACCGAGTGGCAGAAGCGCTGGAATAATCCGTTATTCGGGGTGCCGACGCCGACGTTGAATCTGGGGTGCATTCATGGCGGCGACAATCCGAACCGGATTTGCGCCAAGTGTGCGCTGGAGTTTGATATTCGGCCGTTGCCGGGGATGGATCCGGATGAGTTGCGTGCTCAGATTCGCCAGCGTCTGGCGTTGATTGCGGCGGAGAGGGCGGTGGATATCCAGCTGACGCCGCTGTTCCCTGGCGTGCCACCGTTGGATACTGCTGCCGATGCGCCTTTGGTGGCGGCCTGTGAGCGTTTGACTGGGCATACAGCCGGTAGTGTGGCTTTTGCGACTGAGGGGCCCTATCTGAATCAGATTGGTATGCAGACGTTGATTCTGGGGCCGGGTGATATTGACCAGGCGCACCAGCCGGATGAGTTTCTGGAGATGGAGCGGATCAATCCGACGGTGGAGATTTTGCGTGGGTTGATTCGGGAGTTTTGTTTGAAGTAG
- a CDS encoding CYTH domain-containing protein, which produces MFKETEIKLRISDDTLTALREHPLVQERQQTTWQTKQLINQYFDTPQQSLAAAKVALRLRRDGDQIIQTLKTRGNSVAGLSERNEWEWHLDKMQLDTSVLHGEYWPEALAGCDLASLQPLFSNDFSRQHCLLAWQRDGEQVVVDMALDQGAVKTANGEEPISELELEMREGSSQALFELAAELAEDLPLMPCDISKAERGYRLLDAGSYQLRPAHLGWSAELPVDEVIARAGWTLLGHSQRLAEQFRFSGQWRHFRELVVQLDHLRAYFSVFDLALPRSAGQPFVTALDDMLNYLHPLYLAGWADDAQGQDARAEAPEIFARLSNELAWGQLFIGLALWLQQKRWTENRPPRGERVAALPMERWLLGAVSKEIQALRVPHNNDGDERVSEWCDQLPRLQRLHFLLNQFRRQLKVAEADRLFGELSKLQELLQQTSQVDASQRDALLATLRKQGLRIRRLSAWRELNG; this is translated from the coding sequence ATGTTCAAGGAAACCGAAATCAAACTGCGTATCAGTGACGACACCCTGACCGCCCTTCGCGAACATCCACTGGTGCAAGAACGTCAGCAGACCACCTGGCAAACCAAACAGCTGATCAACCAGTATTTCGACACCCCACAGCAGTCACTGGCGGCCGCCAAAGTCGCCTTGCGATTGCGCCGTGATGGCGATCAGATCATCCAGACACTGAAAACCCGGGGCAACAGCGTGGCCGGGCTGTCCGAGCGCAATGAATGGGAATGGCATCTGGACAAGATGCAGCTCGATACCAGCGTATTGCACGGTGAATACTGGCCGGAAGCACTGGCCGGCTGTGACCTGGCCAGCCTGCAGCCGCTGTTCAGCAACGACTTCAGCCGTCAGCATTGCCTGCTGGCTTGGCAACGTGACGGCGAACAGGTAGTGGTGGATATGGCGCTGGACCAAGGCGCGGTAAAAACCGCCAATGGCGAAGAACCGATCAGCGAGCTGGAACTGGAAATGCGTGAGGGCAGCAGCCAGGCACTGTTCGAGCTGGCCGCCGAGCTGGCCGAAGACCTGCCGCTGATGCCCTGTGACATCAGCAAGGCCGAGCGCGGTTACCGGTTACTGGATGCCGGCAGCTATCAATTGCGCCCTGCACACCTGGGATGGTCCGCCGAACTGCCGGTGGACGAGGTCATTGCCCGCGCCGGCTGGACCCTGCTGGGCCACAGCCAGCGACTGGCCGAGCAATTCCGTTTCAGCGGTCAATGGCGCCACTTCCGCGAACTGGTAGTACAGCTGGATCACCTGCGCGCCTACTTCAGCGTCTTTGATCTGGCTCTGCCGCGCAGTGCCGGACAGCCCTTTGTCACCGCACTGGATGACATGCTGAATTATCTGCACCCATTGTATCTGGCCGGCTGGGCTGATGATGCCCAGGGACAGGACGCCCGGGCCGAAGCACCAGAAATATTTGCCCGCCTGAGCAATGAGCTGGCCTGGGGGCAACTGTTCATCGGCCTTGCCCTCTGGCTGCAACAAAAGCGTTGGACAGAAAACCGGCCACCCCGTGGTGAGCGCGTCGCCGCCCTCCCCATGGAACGTTGGCTGCTGGGTGCCGTCAGCAAGGAAATTCAGGCTCTGCGGGTACCGCACAACAATGATGGAGACGAACGCGTCAGTGAATGGTGTGACCAGCTGCCACGTTTGCAACGCCTGCATTTTCTGCTCAACCAGTTCCGCCGCCAACTCAAGGTTGCCGAAGCTGATCGTCTGTTTGGTGAGCTGAGCAAGCTGCAAGAACTCTTGCAACAGACCAGTCAGGTAGATGCCTCGCAACGCGATGCGCTGCTTGCTACCCTGCGCAAACAGGGACTACGCATCAGACGCCTGTCCGCCTGGCGAGAGCTGAACGGCTGA
- a CDS encoding GspE/PulE family protein — protein MADLAITGQDWPLELADILKVLVAQNRLTLDSAEHLSTLRRSATGDTARLHPLEFIASQAPADLSRPGKLLDLETLSRWLALEANQPYYRIDPLKIDVATVTPLMSFAFAQRHKILALELTERDVVVASAQPFVNSWEVNLTHVLKREIRRVVANPADIQRYTMEFYRLARSVRGATAGGPQGNSSIANFEQLLNLGSMSQEPDANDAHVVNIVDWLFQYAFEQRASDIHIEPRRDSGNVRLRIDGVLHTVYQFPLQVSVAIVSRLKSLGRMNVAEKRKPQDGRIKTKSPQGSEIELRLSTLPTAFGEKMVMRIFDPDVLLRSFDQLGFSSEDQRRWQSMVQQPNGIVLVTGPTGSGKTTTLYTTLKQLATPEVNVCTIEDPIEMVEDSFNQMQVRHNIELDFASGVRALMRQDPDIIMIGEIRDLETAEMAIQAALTGHLVLSTLHTNDAPTAISRLIELGVPAYLIRATVLGVMAQRLVRTLCPHCKTPATLDQEAWGELVRPWNAPLPSQAQQPVGCNECRDTGYRGRAGVYELMPMSDNLRDMIRTDTDFSALRRQAYKDGMHSLRLSGAQKVAAGLTTIEEVLRVTPNSQQK, from the coding sequence CTGGCAGACCTGGCTATAACCGGTCAGGATTGGCCGCTGGAGCTGGCCGACATTCTCAAAGTCCTGGTGGCGCAAAACCGGCTGACTCTGGATAGCGCCGAGCACTTGAGCACCCTGAGGCGCTCGGCTACCGGTGACACTGCACGTCTGCATCCCCTCGAATTCATTGCCAGCCAGGCCCCTGCCGATCTCAGCCGGCCGGGCAAACTGCTCGACCTGGAAACCCTCAGCCGCTGGCTGGCACTGGAAGCCAATCAACCTTATTACCGCATCGACCCCTTGAAGATTGACGTCGCCACCGTCACTCCGCTGATGTCCTTTGCCTTCGCCCAGCGGCACAAGATCCTTGCGCTGGAACTGACCGAACGCGATGTCGTGGTGGCCAGTGCGCAGCCCTTCGTCAACAGCTGGGAAGTCAACCTGACCCATGTGCTCAAACGCGAGATTCGCCGGGTGGTAGCCAATCCCGCGGATATCCAGCGTTACACCATGGAGTTCTACCGCCTGGCGCGCTCGGTACGTGGTGCCACGGCCGGCGGCCCCCAGGGCAACAGCAGCATTGCCAACTTCGAGCAATTGCTCAACCTGGGCAGCATGAGCCAGGAGCCGGATGCCAACGACGCCCATGTGGTCAACATCGTCGACTGGTTGTTCCAGTATGCCTTCGAGCAGCGAGCCAGCGATATTCATATCGAACCCCGCCGTGACAGTGGCAACGTACGCTTGCGTATTGATGGCGTGCTGCATACCGTTTACCAGTTCCCCTTGCAGGTATCCGTTGCCATCGTCAGCCGGTTGAAAAGCCTGGGGCGAATGAATGTCGCGGAAAAACGCAAGCCACAGGATGGCCGGATCAAGACCAAGTCACCGCAAGGCAGCGAAATCGAACTGCGCCTGTCGACTCTGCCGACCGCCTTTGGCGAAAAAATGGTCATGCGGATTTTCGACCCCGATGTCCTGTTGCGCAGCTTTGACCAGCTGGGCTTTTCCAGCGAGGACCAGCGCCGCTGGCAAAGTATGGTGCAGCAGCCCAACGGCATCGTCCTGGTCACCGGGCCAACCGGCTCGGGCAAGACCACCACGCTGTACACCACGCTCAAGCAATTGGCCACGCCCGAAGTCAACGTCTGCACCATTGAAGACCCGATTGAAATGGTCGAGGACAGCTTCAACCAGATGCAGGTACGGCACAATATCGAACTGGATTTTGCCAGTGGTGTTCGCGCCCTGATGCGCCAGGACCCGGACATCATCATGATCGGCGAGATTCGCGACCTGGAAACGGCGGAAATGGCCATTCAGGCCGCACTCACCGGGCACCTGGTACTCTCGACCCTGCACACCAATGATGCACCGACCGCCATCAGTCGCCTGATCGAGCTTGGCGTTCCCGCTTACCTGATTCGCGCCACCGTACTCGGCGTTATGGCCCAGCGTCTGGTGCGCACCCTGTGCCCGCACTGCAAGACCCCGGCGACACTCGATCAAGAAGCCTGGGGCGAGCTGGTCCGGCCCTGGAATGCCCCGCTGCCCAGCCAGGCGCAACAACCGGTCGGCTGCAACGAATGCCGCGACACTGGTTACCGTGGCCGCGCCGGGGTTTACGAACTCATGCCAATGAGTGACAACCTGCGCGACATGATCCGCACCGATACCGATTTCAGCGCCCTGCGCCGGCAGGCCTACAAGGACGGCATGCACAGCCTGCGACTGTCCGGCGCACAGAAAGTCGCCGCCGGGCTGACCACCATCGAGGAAGTACTGCGCGTGACGCCCAATAGTCAGCAGAAGTAG
- a CDS encoding 23S rRNA (adenine(2030)-N(6))-methyltransferase RlmJ, with amino-acid sequence MNYRHSFHAGNHADVFKHAVLLRMLQLMQRKETPLCYLDSHAGTSLYDLLGEQAGKTGEYREGIGRLWQAGNVPPLLADYRAAVARHNPDGDLQLYPGSPQLIADALREQDRMILSELHPQDADTLKVHFAGQDAIAVHHRDGYELGKAFLPVAEKRALWLLDPPFEQPDDLLRCLQAMDAGLQRMRHCVIALWYPIKDTRALKSFYQQVAQRDWPKVLRIEFNVRPADTSLGLNGSGLILVNPPWPLWEELETVLPWLNKLLTQSAGADWRMDWLVGAP; translated from the coding sequence ATGAATTACCGCCATAGTTTTCACGCCGGCAACCATGCCGATGTTTTCAAGCACGCCGTGTTGCTGCGTATGCTGCAGCTGATGCAGCGCAAGGAGACACCGCTGTGCTACCTGGATAGCCACGCCGGCACCTCACTGTATGATTTGCTGGGTGAGCAAGCCGGAAAGACCGGGGAGTACCGCGAGGGTATTGGTCGTCTCTGGCAGGCCGGGAATGTACCGCCGTTGCTGGCTGATTATCGTGCCGCTGTCGCCCGTCACAACCCCGACGGCGATCTGCAGCTGTACCCCGGATCGCCACAACTGATCGCTGACGCCCTGCGCGAGCAGGACCGCATGATCCTGAGTGAGCTGCACCCACAGGATGCCGATACCCTGAAAGTGCATTTTGCCGGGCAGGACGCTATCGCCGTACACCATCGCGATGGCTATGAACTGGGCAAGGCGTTTCTCCCGGTGGCGGAAAAACGCGCGCTCTGGTTGCTCGACCCGCCTTTTGAGCAGCCGGATGACTTGCTGCGCTGCCTGCAGGCGATGGATGCCGGCTTGCAACGCATGCGTCATTGCGTGATTGCGCTCTGGTACCCGATCAAGGATACCCGTGCGCTCAAGTCCTTTTACCAGCAGGTAGCCCAACGCGACTGGCCCAAGGTGCTGCGGATCGAATTCAATGTGCGCCCGGCGGATACCTCGCTGGGGCTGAATGGCTCCGGACTGATCCTGGTCAACCCGCCGTGGCCACTGTGGGAAGAACTGGAAACGGTATTGCCCTGGCTGAACAAGCTATTGACTCAGTCTGCCGGTGCCGATTGGCGCATGGACTGGCTGGTTGGTGCACCCTGA